The following DNA comes from Loxodonta africana isolate mLoxAfr1 unplaced genomic scaffold, mLoxAfr1.hap2 scaffold_100, whole genome shotgun sequence.
GATTCTGGTTGACTCCATGGATGGAATAGAGTATGGAAGAGCAAGATGAAAAGTAGAAATAGTCAGGGGTCCATAGAATCATGTCCAAGTTGGGATGCTCTACCCAGAAGGCACTACAGACTTCCCAGTCACAGGCACTGGAGAATGGTGGACATTTTGCAGCAGGCACTTCAAAGCATGCAAGCAGGGGCACGGTTCTGCTTGTCCAGGTCCAAGGGtagttttatataaaatatcactTCTTCAAATCTGTAAATGTAAAATGAGATTGTAAGTCATTTAGAAAGTTCAGGGGAAGGAAAAGTATTCCAGACAGAAGGAATAGCCTATGGATGTGAAGGCTCTATGGCAAGAGTATGCCTGGCCACCAAGCAGAACAGAAAGGGGTCACGTGGACTGGGGAATCAATGAGGGATCAGCCATGAGAGAGGACTTCAGAGAGGTGGGAGGGTAGCAAGATGACTGCTGCCTGATCTTTAGCAATTGTAAGGTTTTAGCTTTTATCCTGAGCACCAGTGCAGTTGAGTAGAGTCATAATATGATCTGATTTATGTGTTTAAAGGATAACTCTAACTTTCTTGCTAAGGATAGAATTGGAGTATTGTATACAAGGTAAAGCAGGGAGGCTAAGTAAGAGGGACTTGCAATAATCGAGGTGAAAGAGGATGGTGGCTTGGAATTAAGTGACAgttctcaaaatgaaaagaagttcTTGAATTTGAGGTATAGGTTAAAGCTGACAGGATTTCCTGATAGAGTGGATGTGGGcaaggagaaaaacaaatgaaccaaATGAGCCATTGGTAGAGATGGAGGATGACGTGAGTGGAGACTGCTTGGGGATTGGGTCAGAACAACCAGAAATACAGCTTTGGAGTTATTCAGTTTAAGAAACCAACTTGTCATTTAGATGGAAATACCATGGAAGCAGTTGGACGTATAGATCTCAACCTCAAGGAAAAGGTCTGGGCTGGCAATATTATTTGGGAACCTTGGTCATGTAAAGAGATTATGGAAAGAAAGAGGGAACAGATCAACTGGCTTAAATGATGTTAATGGATTTAATAAGATGAGAAATGAACAACTGCTGTTAAATTTACCAATGCAGAGGTCTGTGGTGACCTTGAAGAGaggattttcaaataattttaattatcGACATGTGACTGAAAGGAGTTTAAAGAGAAATGGGAGATGGACATTATAGAGATCCCTTAGTTTTGCTGCAAAGGAGGGAGAATGAAATGGGGTATTAGATATAAAGGAAGTAGAgtcaaaaaaatatttctaacGATGAGAGAGGTAACAGATTGCTTCTTTGATGATGTAACTCATCCAGTAGAGAGGAAAACATGGATGAATTAAGAATCAGAAGAGATTCATAGACTAGCTTCCTTGTGTAAGCAGTGAGGAGATGAAGTACCATGTAAAAGTAAAGAGAGACTGCTTGTCTTTGGTAAGggtcacagacacttcatttacaatagcagttagaaggcagaatataaCTGAATGGATGCTGGCAGATTGATAGATACAGTTGTGGGAGTCTGAAAATTCTCTTTTGATGGTTTAAATTATTTCATTGAAATAGGGAGAAAGTACATCAATGCTTCCCACTAAGTTTGATGCTTGTAGTAATTTTTTAAGCAGATACCTTTCCTCAAATTGAAGtatccttcaattcctactttgctaAACCTCAGAATCATGAACAGGTGAGAATTTTTCAAATTCTAATACAGAGGTAATCATATCATTTACCAGTTAGTATTAGTAACAACCAATCTCCATAACAAAGCAGTATGAACAAGATTTGTTTCAGATGCCaaggtgtcaaaaaaaaaaaaaaaagtcagacattGAGCTGTTAAAAAACATGTTTAGCGGGTATGGGCTATTTAATGTGAACTAATTTGGGGATCCTTATACAACTGTACGAAATTTGTGAGAACAAATTAAcagggactattttttttttttattacagcatTAATGAAAAGAACAGCTAGCTCATAAATGTAATAGATGACGTAGATTTtgatattactttatttttttagcagTGACTTAAACAACATGGAAATTTATTTACCTCTTACATATAGGAGGTCTGAGCCAAGTAGTATGGGGCTGCTATTTCAACTCTACAACATTAGGGTTTTAGGATCCTTCAGTCTTGCTTTTCCACTAACCTTAACACACATCCTCAAAGTCCAAGATGGCTGCCTGAATTCCCACCACAATTTCACATTCACAGAATTACCATTTAATATACcactttcatttacatttttttggCCATAATTTGTTCACATGGTCACACCTAACTACATTGGATGCCGGGAAATGTCTTTTAGCTAGGAAGcaatatttcttaaaaaacaacagcagcaacaaaaaacaaacaaaaaaaacaattgccatctcctgaatttggactcaaaAGGCTTCCAGATTATTGATCTTTATAAggaaaggagactgccacatctttccgcTATAGAGCaggtggtggtttcaaaccatcaCACTTTATgtcagcagctgagggcttacctactatgccaccagggctgcttaactGGGATCAGGACCgtaaagtaaacttttttttagttaaaatagTTTCAGGAAGTTCCTATTAATGatatctaagattttttttcttctttccataaAGGTTTTTCAAAGTATGGTGTCAATGGCAAAAAGTTTAATAGATAACCTGAATCCTCTTTTTTAGTGATTTCTTTTCATTACTATATTCTAGACAAACATAAAATTCAATTCTCCTTTGATTACCTATAAGGATACTGAGCTGCCAACTCCAAGATGTGAGTGATCTGAGGGTGGTAATAGCATTTCCTGACCTACTCGTTAGAATTTTTCTGTGGCAGTACATTACGTTCTGCCTTACAAGTTCCAGCCCCTATAAAGTATTTGGTTAagtgcattttatttctttcctcttcaaatttaaatttttaagttttatttttcaccAGACACCCAGCAATCTGGTCCATAATTTCCTCATCacatttttcccttcctttttcctGAAAGTATAAATCAAAGGATTGAGCAAGGGAGTTACGAAGGTGTAAACTATGGCCACCATCTTGTCGAAGGAGAAAGCAGACGGAGGTCGGGCATACACAATTATGCATGGGACAATGAATAAAACCACAACAGCAATGTGAGATCCACAGGTGGAGAGAGCTTTCCACCGTCCTCCAGAGCTATGAGTTTTTAGCGAAAGCAAGATGACACAATAGGAGATGAGCAACAAGGAGAAGATTATGGTGCAGATAAACCTACTATTGGCAACCACAAAAAGGCCAAGGATGTGAGTGGCAGTGCAGGTAAGCTTCAATAATGGGTACAAATCATGTAGGAAGTGATCAAtaacattggggccacagaagggcagctggaaaataaagacaatttGTATCACAGAATGCAGGAAGCCCCCTGTCCAGGCTACCCCCATCAGGATACCACAGAGCCTCCAGTTCATGATAAAGGGGTAGTGCAAtggcttgcaaatggccacatagcggtcgtaGGCCAGGGTGGTGAAGATAATCACCTCCACTCCAGCAAAGAAGTGCTCAGCAAAGAGCTGGGTCATACAGCCCTTGAAGGAGATGGTTTTCTTCTCATAGAGAGAGTTCACAATCATCTTTGGTGCAAATGCAGAGGAATAGCAGGCATCCAGGAAGGACAGGAAGGCCAGAAAGAAGTACACAGGGGATCCCAGGAGTGTCGGGCTTTTGACAATGGTCACCACAACTAGCAAGTTGGCCCCAACAGTTGCAATGTAGcagaacaaaaatagaacaaattcTATTTTTTGAACACTTGGATTCCATGAAAGACTCAAGAGGATGAACTCAGTTACAAAGCTTTGGTTTTGCATATTTCGGAGGAAAAGGTGGAAGCTAACACAGTGACCATGTAGAATCTGAAATTATGAGAAAGATATTTGTCTCAAACCAGTTTATGATATTAGTTATCAGTATAGTCATCGAAGTATTGGTGCATCCataatcaaaattattttaagtgcttctgttgttgttaagaatataaaattagaaatttctTGAGGCATCAGTCAGAACTGAGGTTAAACTCTTTAAAACAGTCAGAGTTTCAATATGGGGGAAGGGAACCCTTCACATGTGGTAGGGGTGACAAATAGTTTTTAAAGTGGGTGCCAGCTTTGACTTGTTAGGTGTGGCTACCTAGAGTGCAATGTCGAGGAGGATTCTGAAGCACATCCAAGATCTGAGGAAAGGAGGACTATAATGTATTAGTTATGTCTCCCCTTGTCATGGCATGGGAACCAGGATGACTTGAATGGGAAAT
Coding sequences within:
- the LOC135229138 gene encoding olfactory receptor 4C15-like, with protein sequence MQNQSFVTEFILLSLSWNPSVQKIEFVLFLFCYIATVGANLLVVVTIVKSPTLLGSPVYFFLAFLSFLDACYSSAFAPKMIVNSLYEKKTISFKGCMTQLFAEHFFAGVEVIIFTTLAYDRYVAICKPLHYPFIMNWRLCGILMGVAWTGGFLHSVIQIVFIFQLPFCGPNVIDHFLHDLYPLLKLTCTATHILGLFVVANSRFICTIIFSLLLISYCVILLSLKTHSSGGRWKALSTCGSHIAVVVLFIVPCIIVYARPPSAFSFDKMVAIVYTFVTPLLNPLIYTFRKKEGKNVMRKLWTRLLGVW